The following are from one region of the Salmo salar chromosome ssa27, Ssal_v3.1, whole genome shotgun sequence genome:
- the LOC123723875 gene encoding uncharacterized protein isoform X1 → MLHDMTTGCHTLHDMTTGCSTIHTTGCHTLHHMTTGCHTLHDMTTGCSTIHTTGCHTLHDMTTGCHTLHDMTTGCHTLHDMTTGCHTLHDMTTGCHTLHDMTTGCHTLHDMTTGCHTLHDMTTGCHTLHDMTTGCHTLHEMTTGCLTLHDMATGCHTLHDMATGCHTLHDMTTGCHTLHDMTTGCHTLHDMATGCHTLHDMTTGCHTLHDMTTGCHTLHDMTTGCHTLHDMTTGCHTLHDMTTGCHTLHDMTTGCHTLHDMTTGCHTLHDMTTGCHTLHDMTTGCYTLHDMTTGCSTIHTTGCHTLHHMTTGCHTLHDMTTGCSTIHTTGCNTLHDMTTGCSTIHTTGCHTLHDMTTGCHTLHDMTTGCHTLHDITTGCHTLHDMTTGRHTLHDMTTGCHTLHDMTTGCSTIHTTGCHTLHDMTTGCHTLHDMTTGCHTLHDMTTGCHTLHDMTTGCHTLHDMTTYSECLNPTVQIDHKSMLCLFCSILWLGGGWVVFGQSNLLHIIELG, encoded by the exons ATGCTACATGACATGACTACGGGCTGTCACACGCTACATGACATGACTACAGGCTGCTCTACTATACACACTACGGGCTGTCACACGCTACATCACATGACTACGGGCTGTCACACGCTACATGACATGACTACAGGCTGCTCTACTATACACACTACGGGCTGTCACACGCTACATGACATGACTACGGGCTGTCACACGCTACATGACATGACTACGGGCTGTCACACGCTACATGACATGACTACGGGCTGTCACACGCTACATGACATGACTACGGGCTGTCACACGCTACATGACATGACTACGGGCTGTCACACACTACATGACATGACTACGGGCTGTCACACACTACATGACATGACTACG GGCTGTCACACGCTACATGACATGACTACGGGCTGTCACACGCTACATGAGATGACTACGGGCTGTCTCACGCTACATGACATGGCTACGGGCTGTCACACGCTACATGACATGGCTACGGGCTGTCACACGCTACATGACATGACTACGGGCTGTCACACGCTACATGACATGACTACGGGCTGTCACACGCTACATGACATGGCTACGGGCTGTCACACGCTACATGACATGACTACGGGCTGTCACACGCTACATGACATGACTACGGGCTGTCACACCCTACATGACATGACTACGGGCTGTCACACACTACATGACATGACTACGGGCTGTCACACACTACATGACATGACTACGGGCTGTCACACGCTACATGACATGACTACGGGCTGTCACACGCTACATGACATGACTACGGGCTGTCACACGCTACATGACATGACTACGGGCTGTCACACGCTACATGACATGACTACGGGCTGTTACACGCTACATGACATGACTACAGGCTGCTCTACTATACACACTACGGGCTGTCACACGCTACATCACATGACTACGGGCTGTCACACGCTACATGACATGACTACAGGCTGCTCTACTATACACACTACGGGCTGTAACACGCTACATGACATGACTACAGGCTGCTCTACTATACACACTACGGGCTGTCACACACTACATGACATGACTACGGGCTGTCACACGCTACATGACATGACTACGGGCTGTCACACGCTAC ATGACATTACTACGGGCTGTCACACGCTACATGACATGACTACGGGCCGTCACACGCTACATGACATGACTACGGGCTGTCACACCCTACATGACATGACTACGGGCTGCTCTACTATACACACTACGGGCTGTCACACGCTACATGACATGACTACGGGCTGTCACACGCTAC ATGACATGACTACGGGCTGTCACACGCTACATGACATGACTACGGGCTGTCACACGCTACATGACATGACTACGGGCTGTCACACGCTACATGACATGACTACATACAGTGAATGTCTGAATCCGACAGTTCAGATTGATCATAAGTCAATGTTATGTTTATTCTGCTCTATTTTGTGGTTGGGTGGTGGTTGGGTGGTGTTTGGGCAATCAAACCTGCTACACATTATAGAGTTAGGTTGA
- the LOC123723875 gene encoding uncharacterized protein isoform X4: protein MLHDMTTGCHTLHDMTTGCHTLHDMTTGCSTIHTTGCHTLHDMTTGCHTLHDMTTGCHTLHDMTTGCHTLHDMTTGCHTLHDMTTGCHTLHDMTTGCHTLHDMTTGCHTLHDMTTGCHTLHEMTTGCLTLHDMATGCHTLHDMATGCHTLHDMTTGCHTLHDMTTGCHTLHDMATGCHTLHDMTTGCHTLHDMTTGCHTLHDMTTGCHTLHDMTTGCHTLHDMTTGCHTLHDMTTGCHTLHDMTTGCHTLHDMTTGCHTLHDMTTGCYTLHDMTTGCSTIHTTGCHTLHHMTTGCHTLHDMTTGCSTIHTTGCNTLHDMTTGCSTIHTTGCHTLHDMTTGCHTLHDMTTGCHTLHDITTGCHTLHDMTTGRHTLHDMTTGCHTLHDMTTGCSTIHTTGCHTLHDMTTGCHTLHDMTTGCHTLHDMTTGCHTLHDMTTGCHTLHDMTTYSECLNPTVQIDHKSMLCLFCSILWLGGGWVVFGQSNLLHIIELG from the exons ATGCTACATGACATGACTACGGGCTGTCACACGCTACATGAC ATGACTACGGGCTGTCACACGCTACATGACATGACTACAGGCTGCTCTACTATACACACTACGGGCTGTCACACGCTACATGACATGACTACGGGCTGTCACACGCTACATGACATGACTACGGGCTGTCACACGCTACATGACATGACTACGGGCTGTCACACGCTACATGACATGACTACGGGCTGTCACACGCTACATGACATGACTACGGGCTGTCACACACTACATGACATGACTACGGGCTGTCACACACTACATGACATGACTACG GGCTGTCACACGCTACATGACATGACTACGGGCTGTCACACGCTACATGAGATGACTACGGGCTGTCTCACGCTACATGACATGGCTACGGGCTGTCACACGCTACATGACATGGCTACGGGCTGTCACACGCTACATGACATGACTACGGGCTGTCACACGCTACATGACATGACTACGGGCTGTCACACGCTACATGACATGGCTACGGGCTGTCACACGCTACATGACATGACTACGGGCTGTCACACGCTACATGACATGACTACGGGCTGTCACACCCTACATGACATGACTACGGGCTGTCACACACTACATGACATGACTACGGGCTGTCACACACTACATGACATGACTACGGGCTGTCACACGCTACATGACATGACTACGGGCTGTCACACGCTACATGACATGACTACGGGCTGTCACACGCTACATGACATGACTACGGGCTGTCACACGCTACATGACATGACTACGGGCTGTTACACGCTACATGACATGACTACAGGCTGCTCTACTATACACACTACGGGCTGTCACACGCTACATCACATGACTACGGGCTGTCACACGCTACATGACATGACTACAGGCTGCTCTACTATACACACTACGGGCTGTAACACGCTACATGACATGACTACAGGCTGCTCTACTATACACACTACGGGCTGTCACACACTACATGACATGACTACGGGCTGTCACACGCTACATGACATGACTACGGGCTGTCACACGCTAC ATGACATTACTACGGGCTGTCACACGCTACATGACATGACTACGGGCCGTCACACGCTACATGACATGACTACGGGCTGTCACACCCTACATGACATGACTACGGGCTGCTCTACTATACACACTACGGGCTGTCACACGCTACATGACATGACTACGGGCTGTCACACGCTAC ATGACATGACTACGGGCTGTCACACGCTACATGACATGACTACGGGCTGTCACACGCTACATGACATGACTACGGGCTGTCACACGCTACATGACATGACTACATACAGTGAATGTCTGAATCCGACAGTTCAGATTGATCATAAGTCAATGTTATGTTTATTCTGCTCTATTTTGTGGTTGGGTGGTGGTTGGGTGGTGTTTGGGCAATCAAACCTGCTACACATTATAGAGTTAGGTTGA
- the LOC123723875 gene encoding uncharacterized protein isoform X2, giving the protein MLHDTTTGCHTLHDMTTGCSTIHTTGCHTLHHMTTGCHTLHDMTTGCSTIHTTGCHTLHDMTTGCHTLHDMTTGCHTLHDMTTGCHTLHDMTTGCHTLHDMTTGCHTLHDMTTGCHTLHDMTTGCHTLHDMTTGCHTLHEMTTGCLTLHDMATGCHTLHDMATGCHTLHDMTTGCHTLHDMTTGCHTLHDMATGCHTLHDMTTGCHTLHDMTTGCHTLHDMTTGCHTLHDMTTGCHTLHDMTTGCHTLHDMTTGCHTLHDMTTGCHTLHDMTTGCHTLHDMTTGCYTLHDMTTGCSTIHTTGCHTLHHMTTGCHTLHDMTTGCSTIHTTGCNTLHDMTTGCSTIHTTGCHTLHDMTTGCHTLHDMTTGCHTLHDITTGCHTLHDMTTGRHTLHDMTTGCHTLHDMTTGCSTIHTTGCHTLHDMTTGCHTLHDMTTGCHTLHDMTTGCHTLHDMTTGCHTLHDMTTYSECLNPTVQIDHKSMLCLFCSILWLGGGWVVFGQSNLLHIIELG; this is encoded by the exons ATGCTACATGACACGACTACGGGCTGTCACACGCTACATGACATGACTACAGGCTGCTCTACTATACACACTACGGGCTGTCACACGCTAC ATCACATGACTACGGGCTGTCACACGCTACATGACATGACTACAGGCTGCTCTACTATACACACTACGGGCTGTCACACGCTACATGACATGACTACGGGCTGTCACACGCTACATGACATGACTACGGGCTGTCACACGCTACATGACATGACTACGGGCTGTCACACGCTACATGACATGACTACGGGCTGTCACACGCTACATGACATGACTACGGGCTGTCACACACTACATGACATGACTACGGGCTGTCACACACTACATGACATGACTACG GGCTGTCACACGCTACATGACATGACTACGGGCTGTCACACGCTACATGAGATGACTACGGGCTGTCTCACGCTACATGACATGGCTACGGGCTGTCACACGCTACATGACATGGCTACGGGCTGTCACACGCTACATGACATGACTACGGGCTGTCACACGCTACATGACATGACTACGGGCTGTCACACGCTACATGACATGGCTACGGGCTGTCACACGCTACATGACATGACTACGGGCTGTCACACGCTACATGACATGACTACGGGCTGTCACACCCTACATGACATGACTACGGGCTGTCACACACTACATGACATGACTACGGGCTGTCACACACTACATGACATGACTACGGGCTGTCACACGCTACATGACATGACTACGGGCTGTCACACGCTACATGACATGACTACGGGCTGTCACACGCTACATGACATGACTACGGGCTGTCACACGCTACATGACATGACTACGGGCTGTTACACGCTACATGACATGACTACAGGCTGCTCTACTATACACACTACGGGCTGTCACACGCTACATCACATGACTACGGGCTGTCACACGCTACATGACATGACTACAGGCTGCTCTACTATACACACTACGGGCTGTAACACGCTACATGACATGACTACAGGCTGCTCTACTATACACACTACGGGCTGTCACACACTACATGACATGACTACGGGCTGTCACACGCTACATGACATGACTACGGGCTGTCACACGCTAC ATGACATTACTACGGGCTGTCACACGCTACATGACATGACTACGGGCCGTCACACGCTACATGACATGACTACGGGCTGTCACACCCTACATGACATGACTACGGGCTGCTCTACTATACACACTACGGGCTGTCACACGCTACATGACATGACTACGGGCTGTCACACGCTAC ATGACATGACTACGGGCTGTCACACGCTACATGACATGACTACGGGCTGTCACACGCTACATGACATGACTACGGGCTGTCACACGCTACATGACATGACTACATACAGTGAATGTCTGAATCCGACAGTTCAGATTGATCATAAGTCAATGTTATGTTTATTCTGCTCTATTTTGTGGTTGGGTGGTGGTTGGGTGGTGTTTGGGCAATCAAACCTGCTACACATTATAGAGTTAGGTTGA
- the LOC123723875 gene encoding uncharacterized protein isoform X6: MLHDMTTGCHTLHDMTTGCSTIHTTGCHTLHHMTTGCHTLHDMTTGCHTLHDMTTGCHTLHDMTTGCHTLHDMTTGCHTLHDMTTGCHTLHDMTTGCHTLHEMTTGCLTLHDMATGCHTLHDMATGCHTLHDMTTGCHTLHDMTTGCHTLHDMATGCHTLHDMTTGCHTLHDMTTGCHTLHDMTTGCHTLHDMTTGCHTLHDMTTGCHTLHDMTTGCHTLHDMTTGCHTLHDMTTGCHTLHDMTTGCYTLHDMTTGCSTIHTTGCHTLHHMTTGCHTLHDMTTGCSTIHTTGCNTLHDMTTGCSTIHTTGCHTLHDMTTGCHTLHDMTTGCHTLHDITTGCHTLHDMTTGRHTLHDMTTGCHTLHDMTTGCSTIHTTGCHTLHDMTTGCHTLHDMTTGCHTLHDMTTGCHTLHDMTTGCHTLHDMTTYSECLNPTVQIDHKSMLCLFCSILWLGGGWVVFGQSNLLHIIELG; this comes from the exons ATGCTACATGACATGACTACGGGCTGTCACACGCTACATGACATGACTACAGGCTGCTCTACTATACACACTACGGGCTGTCACACGCTACATCAC ATGACTACGGGCTGTCACACGCTACATGACATGACTACGGGCTGTCACACGCTACATGACATGACTACGGGCTGTCACACGCTACATGACATGACTACGGGCTGTCACACACTACATGACATGACTACGGGCTGTCACACACTACATGACATGACTACG GGCTGTCACACGCTACATGACATGACTACGGGCTGTCACACGCTACATGAGATGACTACGGGCTGTCTCACGCTACATGACATGGCTACGGGCTGTCACACGCTACATGACATGGCTACGGGCTGTCACACGCTACATGACATGACTACGGGCTGTCACACGCTACATGACATGACTACGGGCTGTCACACGCTACATGACATGGCTACGGGCTGTCACACGCTACATGACATGACTACGGGCTGTCACACGCTACATGACATGACTACGGGCTGTCACACCCTACATGACATGACTACGGGCTGTCACACACTACATGACATGACTACGGGCTGTCACACACTACATGACATGACTACGGGCTGTCACACGCTACATGACATGACTACGGGCTGTCACACGCTACATGACATGACTACGGGCTGTCACACGCTACATGACATGACTACGGGCTGTCACACGCTACATGACATGACTACGGGCTGTTACACGCTACATGACATGACTACAGGCTGCTCTACTATACACACTACGGGCTGTCACACGCTACATCACATGACTACGGGCTGTCACACGCTACATGACATGACTACAGGCTGCTCTACTATACACACTACGGGCTGTAACACGCTACATGACATGACTACAGGCTGCTCTACTATACACACTACGGGCTGTCACACACTACATGACATGACTACGGGCTGTCACACGCTACATGACATGACTACGGGCTGTCACACGCTAC ATGACATTACTACGGGCTGTCACACGCTACATGACATGACTACGGGCCGTCACACGCTACATGACATGACTACGGGCTGTCACACCCTACATGACATGACTACGGGCTGCTCTACTATACACACTACGGGCTGTCACACGCTACATGACATGACTACGGGCTGTCACACGCTAC ATGACATGACTACGGGCTGTCACACGCTACATGACATGACTACGGGCTGTCACACGCTACATGACATGACTACGGGCTGTCACACGCTACATGACATGACTACATACAGTGAATGTCTGAATCCGACAGTTCAGATTGATCATAAGTCAATGTTATGTTTATTCTGCTCTATTTTGTGGTTGGGTGGTGGTTGGGTGGTGTTTGGGCAATCAAACCTGCTACACATTATAGAGTTAGGTTGA
- the LOC123723875 gene encoding flocculation protein FLO11 isoform X9: MLHDMTTGCHTLHDMTTGCSTIHTTGCHTLHDMTTGCSTIHTTGCHTLHDMTTGCSTIHTTGCHTLHDMTTGCSTIHTTGCHTLHDMTTGCSTIHTTGCHTLHHMTTGCHTLHDMTTGCSTIHTTGCNTLHDMTTGCSTIHTTGCHTLHDMTTGCHTLHDMTTGCHTLHDITTGCHTLHDMTTGRHTLHDMTTGCHTLHDMTTGCSTIHTTGCHTLHDMTTGCHTLHDMTTGCHTLHDMTTGCHTLHDMTTGCHTLHDMTTYSECLNPTVQIDHKSMLCLFCSILWLGGGWVVFGQSNLLHIIELG; this comes from the exons ATGCTACATGACATGACTACGGGCTGTCACACGCTACATGACATGACTACAGGCTGCTCTACTATACACACTACGGGCTGTCACACGCTAC ATGACATGACTACAGGCTGCTCTACTATACACACTACGGGCTGTCACACGCTAC ATGACATGACTACAGGCTGCTCTACTATACACACTACGGGCTGTCACACGCTACATGACATGACTACAGGCTGCTCTACTATACACACTACGGGCTGTCACACGCTAC ATGACATGACTACAGGCTGCTCTACTATACACACTACGGGCTGTCACACGCTACATCACATGACTACGGGCTGTCACACGCTACATGACATGACTACAGGCTGCTCTACTATACACACTACGGGCTGTAACACGCTACATGACATGACTACAGGCTGCTCTACTATACACACTACGGGCTGTCACACACTACATGACATGACTACGGGCTGTCACACGCTACATGACATGACTACGGGCTGTCACACGCTAC ATGACATTACTACGGGCTGTCACACGCTACATGACATGACTACGGGCCGTCACACGCTACATGACATGACTACGGGCTGTCACACCCTACATGACATGACTACGGGCTGCTCTACTATACACACTACGGGCTGTCACACGCTACATGACATGACTACGGGCTGTCACACGCTAC ATGACATGACTACGGGCTGTCACACGCTACATGACATGACTACGGGCTGTCACACGCTACATGACATGACTACGGGCTGTCACACGCTACATGACATGACTACATACAGTGAATGTCTGAATCCGACAGTTCAGATTGATCATAAGTCAATGTTATGTTTATTCTGCTCTATTTTGTGGTTGGGTGGTGGTTGGGTGGTGTTTGGGCAATCAAACCTGCTACACATTATAGAGTTAGGTTGA
- the LOC123723875 gene encoding flocculation protein FLO11 isoform X8, which translates to MLHDMTTGCHTLHDMTTGCSTIHTTGCHTLHHMTTGCHTLHDMTTGCSTIHTTGCHTLHDMTTGCSTIHTTGCHTLHDMTTGCSTIHTTGCHTLHDMTTGCSTIHTTGCHTLHHMTTGCHTLHDMTTGCSTIHTTGCNTLHDMTTGCSTIHTTGCHTLHDMTTGCHTLHDMTTGCHTLHDITTGCHTLHDMTTGRHTLHDMTTGCHTLHDMTTGCSTIHTTGCHTLHDMTTGCHTLHDMTTGCHTLHDMTTGCHTLHDMTTGCHTLHDMTTYSECLNPTVQIDHKSMLCLFCSILWLGGGWVVFGQSNLLHIIELG; encoded by the exons ATGCTACATGACATGACTACGGGCTGTCACACGCTACATGACATGACTACAGGCTGCTCTACTATACACACTACGGGCTGTCACACGCTACATCACATGACTACGGGCTGTCACACGCTACATGACATGACTACAGGCTGCTCTACTATACACACTACGGGCTGTCACACGCTAC ATGACATGACTACAGGCTGCTCTACTATACACACTACGGGCTGTCACACGCTACATGACATGACTACAGGCTGCTCTACTATACACACTACGGGCTGTCACACGCTAC ATGACATGACTACAGGCTGCTCTACTATACACACTACGGGCTGTCACACGCTACATCACATGACTACGGGCTGTCACACGCTACATGACATGACTACAGGCTGCTCTACTATACACACTACGGGCTGTAACACGCTACATGACATGACTACAGGCTGCTCTACTATACACACTACGGGCTGTCACACACTACATGACATGACTACGGGCTGTCACACGCTACATGACATGACTACGGGCTGTCACACGCTAC ATGACATTACTACGGGCTGTCACACGCTACATGACATGACTACGGGCCGTCACACGCTACATGACATGACTACGGGCTGTCACACCCTACATGACATGACTACGGGCTGCTCTACTATACACACTACGGGCTGTCACACGCTACATGACATGACTACGGGCTGTCACACGCTAC ATGACATGACTACGGGCTGTCACACGCTACATGACATGACTACGGGCTGTCACACGCTACATGACATGACTACGGGCTGTCACACGCTACATGACATGACTACATACAGTGAATGTCTGAATCCGACAGTTCAGATTGATCATAAGTCAATGTTATGTTTATTCTGCTCTATTTTGTGGTTGGGTGGTGGTTGGGTGGTGTTTGGGCAATCAAACCTGCTACACATTATAGAGTTAGGTTGA
- the LOC123723875 gene encoding uncharacterized protein isoform X7, with product MTTGCHTLHEMTTGCLTLHDMATGCHTLHDMATGCHTLHDMTTGCHTLHDMTTGCHTLHDMATGCHTLHDMTTGCHTLHDMTTGCHTLHDMTTGCHTLHDMTTGCHTLHDMTTGCHTLHDMTTGCHTLHDMTTGCHTLHDMTTGCHTLHDMTTGCYTLHDMTTGCSTIHTTGCHTLHHMTTGCHTLHDMTTGCSTIHTTGCNTLHDMTTGCSTIHTTGCHTLHDMTTGCHTLHDMTTGCHTLHDITTGCHTLHDMTTGRHTLHDMTTGCHTLHDMTTGCSTIHTTGCHTLHDMTTGCHTLHDMTTGCHTLHDMTTGCHTLHDMTTGCHTLHDMTTYSECLNPTVQIDHKSMLCLFCSILWLGGGWVVFGQSNLLHIIELG from the exons ATGACTACGGGCTGTCACACGCTACATGAGATGACTACGGGCTGTCTCACGCTACATGACATGGCTACGGGCTGTCACACGCTACATGACATGGCTACGGGCTGTCACACGCTACATGACATGACTACGGGCTGTCACACGCTACATGACATGACTACGGGCTGTCACACGCTACATGACATGGCTACGGGCTGTCACACGCTACATGACATGACTACGGGCTGTCACACGCTACATGACATGACTACGGGCTGTCACACCCTACATGACATGACTACGGGCTGTCACACACTACATGACATGACTACGGGCTGTCACACACTACATGACATGACTACGGGCTGTCACACGCTACATGACATGACTACGGGCTGTCACACGCTACATGACATGACTACGGGCTGTCACACGCTACATGACATGACTACGGGCTGTCACACGCTACATGACATGACTACGGGCTGTTACACGCTACATGACATGACTACAGGCTGCTCTACTATACACACTACGGGCTGTCACACGCTACATCACATGACTACGGGCTGTCACACGCTACATGACATGACTACAGGCTGCTCTACTATACACACTACGGGCTGTAACACGCTACATGACATGACTACAGGCTGCTCTACTATACACACTACGGGCTGTCACACACTACATGACATGACTACGGGCTGTCACACGCTACATGACATGACTACGGGCTGTCACACGCTAC ATGACATTACTACGGGCTGTCACACGCTACATGACATGACTACGGGCCGTCACACGCTACATGACATGACTACGGGCTGTCACACCCTACATGACATGACTACGGGCTGCTCTACTATACACACTACGGGCTGTCACACGCTACATGACATGACTACGGGCTGTCACACGCTAC ATGACATGACTACGGGCTGTCACACGCTACATGACATGACTACGGGCTGTCACACGCTACATGACATGACTACGGGCTGTCACACGCTACATGACATGACTACATACAGTGAATGTCTGAATCCGACAGTTCAGATTGATCATAAGTCAATGTTATGTTTATTCTGCTCTATTTTGTGGTTGGGTGGTGGTTGGGTGGTGTTTGGGCAATCAAACCTGCTACACATTATAGAGTTAGGTTGA
- the LOC123723875 gene encoding uncharacterized protein isoform X5 produces MLHDMTTGCHTLHDMTTGCSTIHTTGCHTLHHMTTGCHTLHDMTTGCHTLHDMTTGCHTLHDMTTGCHTLHDMTTGCHTLHDMTTGCHTLHDMTTGCHTLHDMTTGCHTLHDMTTGCHTLHEMTTGCLTLHDMATGCHTLHDMATGCHTLHDMTTGCHTLHDMTTGCHTLHDMATGCHTLHDMTTGCHTLHDMTTGCHTLHDMTTGCHTLHDMTTGCHTLHDMTTGCHTLHDMTTGCHTLHDMTTGCHTLHDMTTGCHTLHDMTTGCYTLHDMTTGCSTIHTTGCHTLHHMTTGCHTLHDMTTGCSTIHTTGCNTLHDMTTGCSTIHTTGCHTLHDMTTGCHTLHDMTTGCHTLHDITTGCHTLHDMTTGRHTLHDMTTGCHTLHDMTTGCSTIHTTGCHTLHDMTTGCHTLHDMTTGCHTLHDMTTGCHTLHDMTTGCHTLHDMTTYSECLNPTVQIDHKSMLCLFCSILWLGGGWVVFGQSNLLHIIELG; encoded by the exons ATGCTACATGACATGACTACGGGCTGTCACACGCTACATGACATGACTACAGGCTGCTCTACTATACACACTACGGGCTGTCACACGCTACATCACATGACTACGGGCTGTCACACGCTAC ATGACATGACTACGGGCTGTCACACGCTACATGACATGACTACGGGCTGTCACACGCTACATGACATGACTACGGGCTGTCACACGCTACATGACATGACTACGGGCTGTCACACGCTACATGACATGACTACGGGCTGTCACACACTACATGACATGACTACGGGCTGTCACACACTACATGACATGACTACG GGCTGTCACACGCTACATGACATGACTACGGGCTGTCACACGCTACATGAGATGACTACGGGCTGTCTCACGCTACATGACATGGCTACGGGCTGTCACACGCTACATGACATGGCTACGGGCTGTCACACGCTACATGACATGACTACGGGCTGTCACACGCTACATGACATGACTACGGGCTGTCACACGCTACATGACATGGCTACGGGCTGTCACACGCTACATGACATGACTACGGGCTGTCACACGCTACATGACATGACTACGGGCTGTCACACCCTACATGACATGACTACGGGCTGTCACACACTACATGACATGACTACGGGCTGTCACACACTACATGACATGACTACGGGCTGTCACACGCTACATGACATGACTACGGGCTGTCACACGCTACATGACATGACTACGGGCTGTCACACGCTACATGACATGACTACGGGCTGTCACACGCTACATGACATGACTACGGGCTGTTACACGCTACATGACATGACTACAGGCTGCTCTACTATACACACTACGGGCTGTCACACGCTACATCACATGACTACGGGCTGTCACACGCTACATGACATGACTACAGGCTGCTCTACTATACACACTACGGGCTGTAACACGCTACATGACATGACTACAGGCTGCTCTACTATACACACTACGGGCTGTCACACACTACATGACATGACTACGGGCTGTCACACGCTACATGACATGACTACGGGCTGTCACACGCTAC ATGACATTACTACGGGCTGTCACACGCTACATGACATGACTACGGGCCGTCACACGCTACATGACATGACTACGGGCTGTCACACCCTACATGACATGACTACGGGCTGCTCTACTATACACACTACGGGCTGTCACACGCTACATGACATGACTACGGGCTGTCACACGCTAC ATGACATGACTACGGGCTGTCACACGCTACATGACATGACTACGGGCTGTCACACGCTACATGACATGACTACGGGCTGTCACACGCTACATGACATGACTACATACAGTGAATGTCTGAATCCGACAGTTCAGATTGATCATAAGTCAATGTTATGTTTATTCTGCTCTATTTTGTGGTTGGGTGGTGGTTGGGTGGTGTTTGGGCAATCAAACCTGCTACACATTATAGAGTTAGGTTGA